The genomic interval tgtagatattatggtatgaaaattatttttttattaaaaagttttggcgcctcccctggcaatagtccgcgcctcccctgggaggcgcgcctcccagtttggaaaccgctggctTAATTATTgcttatataaatacaagtttGCAGGCTCAGTGCTGACGTCATACCAATGCTGAAACTTCACTCTCGATATCAACCAGGATAATCCTCAGCTGTGAATGACGTGCACAATATACACATACCCGGGCGCATTTATACATCGAAAAGGTCAGGTCAGGTGACGTCACAGACGGACAACGTCACGCTTTGAGGGTGAAAAATATTCGCATCGGAAACtgttgcgagtttttttttcgtgCTGGTGATGGGCGGGTGGGCGGGAGAGGACACGCGTTTAAACACAGCGTTGAAATCTCTCATTGTGTGCGACAGATGGGGACACCATATTTACCGCCATATTTCCCCCATCCGACGACGACGGCCCATTTACACTTCAAAGCGATTTCAAAAGAACTTCACAACCCAACCACAATCAACGTGCGCTGGCGACagagtgtatttatttaaaataacaattaaacgaCCGCCCCCTCCCCCCTGTCGCCCGCAATTTTCAACCCCCTATTCGGTAAAGAAAGTGCGGTGGCCCGTTGTCGTTCACTTCTGCTTCATTTACTTTTAATAACTTGCACCGACGTCGGCTATTTGTTATCGGGATTGTTTCACCTGAATATTGTTtctctttgttttattttgcaagttttttttaattaaaaatgactcTTCTTTTGCTCTTGCTCTGTGAACTTTTAATCTCGATATTGTGTTTGCATTTTATATTTCTAAGTTTAGACGATAATTAAAACTTCAATACAATTTCCAGTATCTCACTGGTTGAGCGATTGTTCACCAATTGATTGGTGAACCCGCGGGTTCAAATCGCCAAAAAGTTCGAAAAGTTTATTCGATCTTCTCGACGATTACTAGTAGGGGAGAAGTGCCATGAAAGGGCCGCTTCGTGAAAGGGCCATTCACGATTGCCAGtctatgtatgttaaataatgTCACAGAAATGAATATTGTTTCTTAACAATGACAACACTACAAAACTCTCCACAGTTCAGTTGACAGTTCAGGATCGAACGTGTTCGGATTTGTGTGCGAAAGTTTATTTCCGTTaccaaaattgtttttttttctgttttctgCTGAATAAAATAGCTTAACTTActtatttaatgtaaatatatataataagtttGGAAACGTCATTAAATACCCCAGTTATCAAGGATTAAGTTTATTTTCTCTAAGctgtgtgaatattttttttatttttaggttatttctcaaaaataACTATTTCCAGGGACATTCAATGTTTCCAAGAAAGAGATGGCTCTTTCATGGAAAATTGcttaaatgataatttattttagaattttcgcaatggtttaattgaattattttaagttATTGTTTTATTAGTAATATCTATTACgtattttagatataaaatgtcGAAAAGATTAAGAAAATGTCCCACAGACATTGAAAATGCTCTGAAAGAAATCctggaaaaaaatcaaagcGTTCCGCTTTTGAAATTCGGTTATCTTTGATTTATTCTATTCTTTGATTTTTCTTTTCTCTCAGATGTTGAAACAATTAaaagttttgtaaaattttgatctttttaaatttcaataaatattctgttcaatgtttaatataagttaatattttaatgatattgTTTTAAGCTGTTAccgataaatataaattaggTAGAACGAAAATATGACATTGTAAACGAAACACACAGAAATAAACAGAAACAAATTtttcacatataatttcaatggCCTTTTCATGGGAACCAATATCTCTTTTATGGAGTTTCCATGAAAGGGACAAAATTAATCTTTTAATGCATACGAAACCGTAAGAACAATTTCTGatgtttttttatcaatttcccTTCATAAATgttctttttatgtttttttaatatatttttcaattttcgattgattaaatggtatttatgaattgatttataaaaatggtCCTTTACATCTATCGCTGTCggcaatattcatttattttttaaaaacaaaaacattttttggtgcaactctcatccatctcacttcacacattttcataatttcatctacccatcttccttgcggtcttccttttaccagaTCTTCCAAATATgactaataaatatatgtattgtaccgTGAAACTATTCAGTTCCTATTTAAGAACTATTAAACGGGTCTTACTCTAAAACGACATTCTGGGTTTAAGTCTGTTTAAATTTATgccactatgtatgtactagggatcccaatctaacattcaaatattcgagtattcgaattattcgtctgatttttcagccattcgttattcgaatatttcatcaactattcgaatattattcgtggatatattttttttataaactaaatacacaaaatcaacatgaaaagagtgatgacgaagaagccgacgattatgaagaaaatgaaatatataatggggataattgtgataaaaattgagataatgaagaagatgaaatgtctacatgtgaagaaacggatttttattcattaaatacggaaatgtttgaagaaaatcacttttcgatcgataataaaaataatacgaatatttaaggagtcataatgaattattattggctgtaaaaacgaggtggaattcaatggcaactatgataagattcaagattcattcaaattaatgcttggtacatatgtaattaccttttcttttattaatattcgaatattcgaatagctcttgatttactattcgatattcgaatagttgaagtcgacgaatatttgggatccctagtatgtacatatatctacatctgtatatacatatacatgtatgtaagcgCTGAAACactaagtattatatgtacataaacttggacctacttttttataatataatacaagaaGCATTATTTAGTACAAAATAAAACACACCCACAAATCTCGCTCTCGAATTCATCAAACGACCCGAAAGGCAGATgacatcaaatatatatatttaaataagaacCGTTGGGGATTCTTCTCGTCGGTCGACCGACCAGATACACaagaatttaataaacaaaccGCGTGCCGTTGATACGACGTCGGCCATAATCTAAATTAATCCCGTTCTGTGTTCCGCGAACCGAAACAAATTAACCCCTTACCCTGTTTACTAAATATACGTGTACTATTCGCAGATTATAGCGTAGATCTACGGCGAAGTGCGAACGCGTCTTCAATTCGAATTTCGGATTTTTTAATCATACCACAGCAAAGAGATAATGAAATTTTTCTCAACGGTCCAATGGACTTGCATCGATAGTTTGCTCAAGCGCGCACTGCACTACCCAAAACCCCTCTGCTGCAACCTCTCGTTCTCTCCACCCCTTGCTTCAGGGTAAAGTGCATTCTGGGCGTGTTGGGGATGAGGCGCGTGCTCGTTCCGCTACTAAAACATCAAAGGAATTTTATCTATGACAAAAGAAGAACATGCAGTTTATGAGCACACCGCAAAAGACGATTCGCAACTGAATCGGATTATCGCACTTTTACGAGACCAGCTTTGCGTTGGTTAAATTCAACATTttgtatagtacatatacaaaaagccatttctattatataatagaaatgacaaatacacacataaatatttgATCGCTTGTCCTTTTCATCCATTGTAAGAAAAATATCCTATACCTCTTTTAATAATTTGTAGGTACGTTAACTTTTAAAGAAAATGTGTGTAGGTttctttggaaaaaaaattagatgcagcactttttaaatatatactacgtctaatatataatttcaaaagagacttgtatgtacgtatgttttggTTCGCTATCAATATCGCTATCGATTCCATTTTCGATTccgttttcagttccggatccagattctTTTTACAGTTGTGGTTCAagttttctttttcagttccagttccggattcctttttcagttcctaatccggattcctgtttcagttcaggattttaactttattttcagttccggttccggattcctttttcagttccagattcaaataagtttaataaaaacacaaatctatgtttactattagattaaccatgtttaagtggtttatattacaaataccgagcaaagccgggtaaaaatactagtaatttataaaaaggAGAAAAGGTTGTCGATTTTGATGTTATCAATAGGCAAAAAATTCACTGGGTGTATTATTAAGCACACCCAGTTTATTTTAGCTTAGAATTCGTAATATATGTCATATTGTAGCGTGAACGTTTAGAGAAGATTCCgagatcggagagaaagacgcagtagtagtagtagaggtagtttatcATTGTTCACCCGGCGGCCAGCCAACTTCAAATGAATCACGGTCAAAAACCgcccaatatttatacccaAACGTAAACTCTCCTCActgagagatcattggtcgatgggtcgcgagatcttattggttgttgtataaggctcttttattcgccgatgcctttttggcgcgaaggCGAGATGAGATaatcagcgctagtaaaccagtggttgaCGAACGcaaatcacctaatctctaatATTTTAATCCAAATTCTTAATCGCAAAATGAAagaaattaagtaattttgaaTCCCCATCAGATCTAGAGTACTTTGTATATTGATACatactataaaaatatttaaatattcaataatttcaGAATAAACCTATTAAAATCGTCCAATATTTGTAGGCATCGCTTCGCACCCTCCCGTACCCCATTTCGACTGTCCCCCAAGTAACGCTGGAGGACGTACGCAACACGGAAACGTTTTTAATAGAGCTTTGAGATAAACCAAAGGGCCTAATGTACTGTAACCCAACTGGAAAACATATTTTCCACCATTTGTAcgttggtataaattaaatttcgtaTTATTTAATTACCGCACACGTCAAAACAATATCTCGACGAAATTGTTAAGGGAAAATTTCGTACGCAAAAACACACTTTGGTACCCACAAATGGAACACCCATATCCTGCAGAATTTTCAGTATATTCAAAGAGAGCTTCCAGACGAAGACTGGTACACACCGTAACAGCGGACTAAGCGCTAGATAATTGGCACACTTCCATCGTCCGATTTCGTACTTCTTTTATACAAATGACGAATTTCCAGTATTATCATGATCTTACAAGTTCTTTAATATATCCGAATGTGTGCGAATCCGAATCCGAATCTGAAAGGCGTGGCATGACGTCAACTACTACGAAAAATCCACTTTCAACACGTCTAATTGAAATATCAATCCAAATTGTACAATACGATCGATCCACGGAAGGACGATTCGCACAATACGAAATTCGACAAGGGGGAGGCCTAGGGGGGGGTGAGCTGTGGGAGGCTCTTCTGTCGGGGTCCTTTTGAGTGGGGCACCGGAGCCCCAACCTGCTaatgcataatttatttttccattatCGCCGCAAACGGATGCTGACAGACGCGTTTTTCAAACCGTGAACATCATCGGTTGTCGCCCAAGACCGGAAGTGAGCTGTCAGCTGACCGAATGTACGCCCCTGGACGCcaattttcatacataaatttagACAAACGATCAAAATTGATAGACTAGAATaacataatatacatttaaatttattatattaatatccttCCCATCCTTCCAATAAATCTCTAATCACttttaaaaatttgtcaaatattcattatagcgctattctgtgtgtctacgTTTGTGCCTGTGtatgtctgtgtaagataacgctcgccgtactataatagtcgtttcgattcgacatacatacatacatatgtacgtcacaattTAAACActatcaacaaaacgtacgaatataatacgaacataataacagatcaaaaaaaaacttcgatatatatactgtttgctaccaatgtttcctcttgggaaataagtctctgagcctttagcgccatctattgaaaaattatttaattaattaattaatttttctattggtgttttatattgtttatataggtaggtacataggtatttttaccatttttttcatataaaacaattaaatatatttaaaaggcatttgaaaaaaatacgaccgcgtgcggatcgaacacaagaCCGatgcatttcttttaattttttttatttaataacttgatatgccataaccgatgtgatgatatttcatcgggcacaacaataGTAATACAATAACACTTCAAAAATGAtattctaaaacaaaaacaccgTCTTCCATTTCTAGCATTAATCTTATTTAAATCCATTACACGCatccacctatgtacatatgtacagtaaatTCCGACTAATAGAGATATGTACATTTGAGCTAGAGCTTTGGTACAATTAATGGACTGTCTGAAGCTGTCACCACAAAGTGACAATTAATATTCGATACCTGGCCAATTCTCAATTGaaacatataataaatcagACCAACCACAAACTGTGGTGACGTGcatagttatatacatatattacatatatgtatgtatgcatttatgtaattgaaaaaatactacAATCGCCTCAGTAATGCTGTTTATATGTACTAAATATTTCTGTATATCAGTGAAATTTCATAGAGACTTAAAATCTAATCAGTTATCAGTTACAAGTTTGAGTCTGATTCATCTATAACCGACAGTTTCAGAAGCAGATCAAAATATCTTCACTGACActgtttctacatacatatgtctacgATTGAGTGCTCCAATCTTGCAATGCTTTAATCAAAAAcgttaatttgaataaataaacgaattacAATGAATTTAAACAGAAACAGTGCTTTAATTTTAACATGGTTTTATTCAATTTGACAATAATGTAGATGGAGTAGGATTCTTGCAATCAATTTTTGACTCGCTTCTTTCTTTCTGGTAGCTTTCCTCAAAGGTCGTGACTTTCCTGTCTTCTAATCTCCATCATGGTCCTCCAGCCCTCTCGATACCCCGTAGCTCGCAGTTATTCGACAACTGTTTTCCCAGTAGCAGCCCTGACCTGGTCACTCCATCTTGTTAAGATTCGTCCTTTTCCTCTGTTTCCCTCAGCGCTTCCCAGAATGATCAATTTTTCCGGGCTATCCTGGTCTCGCTTCACGATATGTCCAAAGAACTGGAGGATACAAGGATACAAGACATGGAAGATAGCCTAAAACCAACCTTGCATTGGTTATTCTCGCTATCCACGGGATTCTAATCATCCGTCTCCGACATCGAATCTCAAAATCGTCTATTTTCTGCCTTATCATTTACAACgagccaatttttttgatattttgcatACATGCAAAATTTTGATGGTAATACAATATTccaacaaaattgtaaaaagttGATAGAAGCTACATACATTGAATTGACAGTATCTGTTTACTTGGCTAACTGTTTTAAAAATGAGCTTTATAAAaccacatatgaacatacaagtaaaatttatttttaaaacatttgtaGAGCgcatgtataaatgattaaaatgATATGCTTGGACTGAGTGTATTTTTACTAGCCttttcttacttcactttcgattttatcgtctgacgaaatttttaAGTTGGTATACTGCGTAACCAACAGTTCGTTTCAGCGCATTAAGAAATAAACATGGCTTaaagtgcaaaaaaaatgtcattGGCTTGTACAACATGTCTCTTCGCGAATTGAATCCTACATAGAACATACGTAGTTGTTTTACACGatgattattacattttttttctgaaggATATTAAAAGTGATTATCGTGATGAAAAACGATTCCCTGAAATTTTGGGCGGTTATCAGTTCTGGCGAACATTTCAGAATAGGGTGCAGCTAAGCTCAAATAATTTATACCCGTGATAATATAATGTGATAGATAAGAGCTAATACCAATTTCGAAATGGATGGCAGCCCTGCTTTCCTTCTCCCGACAAATTGTCCAAAACTAGGAACCGCTTTCAAGGTATTTACCAATTATCGCATTGCAACGAAGCTCGCTATCCGATCCTAGGGAATTTAACAGTGTTTGTGCAGACGGTGTCGATTTCCAGCGACGACGTATCAAGCTGGAATTAATTCCGACTCGGTTTCAGTTGAAGTGCACCGGACGAATTTAGCCGGTAATTCCGTTATCATGGCGCCAAATGTAGAAACTCTAAAATAACAAAATGCAACGCATGACGGGATTCCACTTTTCAGCGGATTTCGGAGTACCTACCTAGAGTCCGAGATGCGATCGTTAATTGAATCTGCTCGAGCGTCGAATCGCAGAATGGTCTGTTTCCTGTTTCTCATGTTGGCATCTGTGTGCTGTTATCGAACGTGTACATACATTCGATGGCCATCTCCCTGTGTAGAAAACTCGCCCTCTCTCTTCTCTAGCTTTACGTGTTCGCGCAGCATCGTAAgctattttcaaatttacattcCAATGCGGAAgtcgtgatttatttattacaagcaCCTAATAAATTATGAATCGCTATGGAAAAGAAAACATCCGCGCGCTAGGGAAACGTCTGTCCGAAGATGCTCTGCAACCTCCTTTTAAATCTTAATCTACAGTATTTTTCTTGCTGATAAACTTCTTTTCCATTTCCTGTTTTcactgtattttatttatttttttacatattcccCTACTGAAATGTTTTATATGTGTTTATAGGAGtttgctacaaatcgctgcaaacgacgCGGCTGCATGCATGCAGCGAAATTCACGACTATTTGAATTTAAGCATGTACGAAAAATAAGATATTCATTGGGTTGCCCAGATaacatttcgatgtgcattgatgattggcaattattaatattgagttggatctttctggcaagtttaaaaaggcaaaagtcgagacaaaagtatgaaatgagcatgatTTGTAGCGGAACGATTTATAGATTTATATTTACGTATCTATAATAAGCGCTTagaagaatatataaaataattgtttgtTGATCAATAAACTTTGATAttagtataataaaattataatggcGTGCAGATTGAAGTGACTCGACACGAAACCACAATATGTGATACAAGTATACAACGAAGATATTCCCATCGAAGTAATGTTGATAGCCGATGACAAATTCCCCACATTCAGTTTTGTCTTGACGTAGCCttatttgaaattgaacataTAAAAGTTCATCGTAGCAAACTTTACATCacttaatacaatttaaaaagcaATTATACCTACCTTATAAAGATTTGTGCTTGTGTTATGGAAATCAGAGACTTCATTTCAACTTTTTCCCAGGGGGGTAAAAGTTAGCTTTTTGATAGAAGCTTCTGTTCGACATGTTTAAACTTGTTGAAGTTTCTACTGGCCTAAACTTTAAATAACGAATAATCGGTTTGATtgagatttatattattttaaatgatttacatGTTTCTGGCCTGGTCAAATCTAGGTGGAACAAATAACGTCTCCCATGAAAGTATGAAAATAGTTTTTAAGACAAGCCATTCACATCAAAACAGTGAGAAGTTGAGATTGTATAATATTCGTAATGAATTTCATTGCTTAAAAAATGTGCTAGCGACATAAAACGAATTGTGTTTCCGAGATAGAAAACTtcaatagtatatacatatatgtacgtttctCTTATTACTTatattgtgtacatatatgatctTGGAGGACCAAAAACAACAGTTGATTTGTAACTATCTGTGTTTTACTGTATCAATACGGTTTTAGTTGAGCTCATAATttacataatgtacataataacataaattgtttaaaattctatttattaaatataatatagtaaacaCAATATATCCATAGAgaagtgatgaaaaaaaaaactatttataattACAACGTTAATAACATCCCAAAAATGGATCTTTAACATCACATTTGACATTTCTAGTCAATGGTCGTACTTTACACTATTAAACCATAGAACTGTCAAACTCAGCCAGCATGGGATGCGATAATGAGTTGTCAGTCTCGACTACCTATATTTCAGGAGCAACAGTCCAAGAACCTTCGACGATCGACATCAACCCTCATGCATCCGCAGAATTCACGTCTGTGGCCTTGGCTATCAAAAATTCACTTGCTTTGGTAGAACACAGAGTAAGCAACAAACATaacctcatatatatatatttttttttttttttttttttgaaacaatacttatttaaaataaaatccaaatttttcatttcagaaaGATGGATCGACGCAAATTGTCAACACTTTCTCCAAACACACCAACCGAATAAATTGTGTAAAATGGGTTCAAACCGAACCGACAAAGATCATAACAGGATCTTGCGATTGCACCTCTATAATATGGTCTTGCACTTCACCATCAGTACTAGATTTCACCCCGTGGAGTATACTTCGCGGTCACACTTGTTCGGTGATTGCCGTAGACGCTCTATTCAAAGATAAATTATACGCCGTTACCACTTCTGCCGACTCCCTAATTAAAATATGGCACATTAATGAAAAAGGTACAATAATACAATCACAAttatagttttaatatatttgattcTTAAACTTACTTCTATTTTAACAGGTGATAATAGCTGTGTACAAACTATAGATTTAAACTCTGCCCTCTGTCTCTCACTACGAATATTCCTTTTACCGACTATCGATACACCCATCATAGTATATGCACTGAGCGACAATAAATTATATGTGTGCGGTGAAGTTTTAAATAACCTTTATGAACTAAACTTTTCTGAACTGTTGACGTTAACTGGACATGAAGGTTGGATTCGTGGTATTGATGTTGTTTCATTTGGTAAgtgataatttaatttcaacaatgctagttgtacatcagtatataaaaattataatattcaatgcccattcatttttattagatGATAAATTAATGCTGGCAACATGCTCACAAGACACTTACATTAGATTATGGGCAATTGAAAAATGGAAGGAAAATCTAAACACAGAAGAAGTGCAGATTAAAAAGCAGGGCTTTACCGTATCAGATACTAAATGGACCGTCACATTGGAAGCCGTCTTAGGCGGTCATGACAATTGGATATATGGTGTTAACTGGCATCTTTCAATGTTAAACGGTAATTATTCAGTTCGATGGTTACATCATATTACTTCAAAAAGAATACAATCCACTTGAACGATTTTCGACTGTGGCATATAATCAAAATGCTTGAAGGAAGGTTGCAGAAACGGATTCTATCATTTATACGGGTAATTGAAACCCAAAAAGATTTGAAATCTGAAAGCAGTTGAAGATCCAGTAGCAACAGAAGATAAACCTAATTAAAATATCTGCAACCAAATTCTGAATAAAGAACTGTATATTGTTGCCTACTACCAAAATTTTGCTTTAACGTAAAATATTATTCTTGTGGATTGGATCCTTTTTGTAGAAATTCATTCAATTTTGGATTAAACAATTTAGccttatatgtacttatgtttcTTATTGATAAGGTCGTAATCGTTTGAAATTACTATCGGCCTCCTTCGATAAGACACTAATTGTATGGGAACCAGAAAATCACCAAGAAGGCGTTTGGGTCGAAAAAGTACGTGTCGGAGAAGTTGGTGGAGGCGGTCTCGGTTTTTATGGAGCTAAACTCACAAACGGGGGAAATACAATAATAGCCAACGGTCACTTAGGGACACTTCACATTTGGAACTATAACGAAGTATATATCCTCATAAttgattaattcatttaaaaaattacatgcgTTACAGcttttttcgaaaaattttagGAGTCTGATAATTGGATACCTGGCGTTCCATGTGGTGGTCATTTTGCTGATGTCGTCGACTTGGCGTGGGAACCTAAAGGGCAGTTTTTGTTGAGTACCAGCTTGGATCAAACCACTCGAATACACGCGCCGTGGATTAGAGACAATCTTCCGATCACGTGGAACGAGATCGCCCGTCCGCAAATTCACGGATACGATATGTCTTGTTTGGCGATGGTTTCCAGATATGGATACGTTTCGGGTGCCGAGGAGAAGGTCATACGCACATTCGAAGCTCCACACAATTTTATAGAGAATTTCCATagtatatgtaaaatttcaaacg from Arctopsyche grandis isolate Sample6627 chromosome 9, ASM5162203v2, whole genome shotgun sequence carries:
- the Elp2 gene encoding elongator complex protein 2 produces the protein MGCDNELSVSTTYISGATVQEPSTIDINPHASAEFTSVALAIKNSLALVEHRKDGSTQIVNTFSKHTNRINCVKWVQTEPTKIITGSCDCTSIIWSCTSPSVLDFTPWSILRGHTCSVIAVDALFKDKLYAVTTSADSLIKIWHINEKGDNSCVQTIDLNSALCLSLRIFLLPTIDTPIIVYALSDNKLYVCGEVLNNLYELNFSELLTLTGHEGWIRGIDVVSFDDKLMLATCSQDTYIRLWAIEKWKENLNTEEVQIKKQGFTVSDTKWTVTLEAVLGGHDNWIYGVNWHLSMLNGRNRLKLLSASFDKTLIVWEPENHQEGVWVEKVRVGEVGGGGLGFYGAKLTNGGNTIIANGHLGTLHIWNYNEESDNWIPGVPCGGHFADVVDLAWEPKGQFLLSTSLDQTTRIHAPWIRDNLPITWNEIARPQIHGYDMSCLAMVSRYGYVSGAEEKVIRTFEAPHNFIENFHSICKISNEKGTDDYSKIPEGASVPSLGLSNKAVYSNEQPESQNENNAQYPDHYFVPTKLNEPPTEETLKQNTLWPEQHKLYGHGYEVFALAATKDGKLVASACKATNQQHAAIIIWDTKSWVQVQSLEAHNLTVTRLSFSPDDLCLLSVSRDRRWTVFRRESKETEFSLDAKTDNSNGIHSRIIWCCAWTHDSNFFGTCSRDGKIVVWSRSDEANQSWKSFKAVTPFLTLENESVTAIAFAPIQTNNTYLLSAGLESGYVHIYSLKLSPNLAEWTLSLKLDNNLAHNGAVRRLAFRPVAGFAGCKDSDDKKFQLASASNDNIVKIFNIGVQ